A genomic stretch from Orcinus orca chromosome 14, mOrcOrc1.1, whole genome shotgun sequence includes:
- the CSTF2T gene encoding cleavage stimulation factor subunit 2 tau variant isoform X1, with amino-acid sequence MSSLTVRDPAMDRSLRSVFVGNIPYEATEEQLKDIFSEVGSVVSFRLVYDRETGKPKGYGFCEYQDQETALSAMRNLNGREFSGRALRVDNAASEKNKEELKSLGPAAPIIDSPYGDPIDPEDAPESITRAVASLPPEQMFELMKQMKLCVQNSHQEARNMLLQNPQLAYALLQAQVVMRIMDPEIALKILHRKIHVTPLIPGKSQSVSGPGPGLCPGPNVLLNQQNPPAPQPQHLARRPVKDIPPLMQTPIQGGIPAPGPIPAAVAGPGPGPGPLTPGGAMQPQVGMPGVGPVPLERGQVQISDPRAPMSRGPMTAGGLPPRGLLGDAPNDPRGGTLLSVTGEVEPRGYLGPPHQGPPMHHTSGHDSRGPSSHDMRGGPLADPRLLIGEPRGPMIDQRGLPMDGRGSRDSRGMETRAMETEVLETRVMERRGMETCAMEARGMEARGMDARGMEMRGPGPSSRGPMTGGIQGAGPINMGAGGPQGPRQVASISGVGNPGAGMQGAGMQGAGMQGAGMQGAGMQGAGMQGAGMQGAGMQGAGMQGAGMQGAGMQGAGMQGAGMQGAGMQGAGMQGAGMQGAGMQGAGMQGAGMQGAGMQGAGMQGAGMQGASIQGTGMQGAGMQGASMQGAGKQGGGQPSSFSPGQSQVTPQDQEKAALIMQVLQLTADQIAMLPPEQRQSILILKEQIQKSTGAS; translated from the coding sequence ATGTCGAGTTTGACGGTGAGAGACCCGGCAATGGATCGATCACTGCGTTCCGTGTTCGTGGGGAACATTCCGTATGAGGCAACTGAGGAGCAGTTGAAGGACATTTTCTCCGAGGTTGGTTCCGTTGTGAGTTTCCGGCTGGTATACGATAGAGAGACGGGAAAACCTAAGGGTTATGGCTTCTGCGAGTACCAAGACCAGGAGACCGCGCTTAGTGCCATGCGGAACCTTAACGGGCGGGAGTTCAGCGGGAGAGCGCTTCGGGTGGACAATGCTGCCAGTGAAAAGAACAAGGAGGAGTTAAAGAGCCTAGGGCCTGCAGCGCCCATCATTGACTCACCCTATGGGGACCCCATCGATCCAGAAGATGCCCCTGAGTCAATTACCAGAGCAGTCGCTAGTCTGCCCCCGGAGCAGATGTTTGAGCTGATGAAGCAGATGAAGCTCTGTGTCCAAAACAGTCACCAGGAAGCTCGAAATATGTTACTTCAAAACCCACAGCTGGCTTATGCGCTGTTGCAGGCTCAAGTAGTGATGAGAATCATGGATCCAGAGATTGCTCTGAAAATTCTGCATCGCAAAATACATGTCACACCACTCATCCCAGGCAAATCTCAATCCGtttctggccctggccctggcctttGCCCAGGACCTAATGTTCTGCTGAACCAGCAGAATCCTCCAGCCCCTCAGCCTCAGCATTTGGCCAGAAGACCTGTGAAAGACATCCCTCCTCTGATGCAGACCCCTATCCAGGGTGGAATTCCAGCCCCGGGCCCAATTCCAGCTGCAGTtgctggccctggccctggccctggcccgtTAACTCCTGGTGGAGCAATGCAGCCCCAAGTTGGAATGCCAGGGGTTGGTCCGGTGCCCTTAGAGCGGGGACAGGTGCAGATATCAGATCCTAGAGCTCCTATGTCTCGTGGACCCATGACTGCTGGTGGCTTACCTCCTCGAGGACTGTTAGGGGATGCTCCAAATGACCCACGTGGAGGAACTTTGCTTTCAGTCACTGGAGAAGTAGAGCCCAGAGGCTATCTTGGCCCACCACATCAGGGCCCTCCAATGCACCATACGTCTGGTCATGACAGCCGGGGCCCTTCCTCACATGACATGAGGGGAGGGCCATTAGCAGATCCCAGACTGCTCATTGGAGAACCCAGAGGACCCATGATAGATCAAAGGGGTCTACCTATGGATGGTAGAGGTAGCAGAGATTCTCGAGGGATGGAGACTCGAGCCATGGAAACTGAGGTCTTAGAGACACGAGTAATGGAGAGAAGAGGAATGGAAACCTGTGCAATGGAAGCCAGAGGGATGGAAGCGAGAGGCATGGATGCAAGAGGAATGGAGATGAGGGGCCCTGGCCCCAGTTCAAGAGGCCCTATGACTGGGGGAATTCAGGGTGCTGGTCCTATTAATATGGGGGCAGGTGGTCCTCAGGGACCCAGACAGGTCGCAAGCATTTCAGGGGTGGGAAATCCTGGAGCTGGCATGCAGGGGGCAGGTATGCAAGGAGCAGGCATGCAGGGGGCAGGTATGCAAGGAGCAGGCATGCAGGGGGCAGGTATGCAAGGAGCAGGCATGCAGGGGGCAGGTATGCAGGGAGCAGGCATGCAGGGGGCAGGTATGCAGGGGGCAGGCATGCAGGGGGCAGGTATGCAGGGGGCAGGCATGCAGGGGGCAGGTATGCAAGGAGCAGGCATGCAGGGGGCAGGTATGCAGGGGGCAGGCATGCAGGGGGCAGGCATGCAGGGGGCAGGTATGCAGGGAGCAGGCATGCAGGGGGCAGGCATGCAGGGGGCAGGCATGCAGGGGGCGAGTATACAAGGGACAGGCATGCAGGGAGCAGGCATGCAGGGAGCAAGCATGCAAGGGGCAGGCAAGCAAGGTGGAGGCCAGCCTAGCAGTTTTAGTCCTGGGCAGAGTCAGGTAACCCCACAGGATCAAGAAAAGGCAGCTTTGATCATGCAGGTTCTTCAACTGACTGCAGATCAGATTGCCATGCTGCCTCCTGAGCAAAGGCAGAGTATCctgattttaaaggaacaaatcCAGAAATCTACTGGAGCTTCTTAA
- the CSTF2T gene encoding cleavage stimulation factor subunit 2 tau variant isoform X38: MSSLTVRDPAMDRSLRSVFVGNIPYEATEEQLKDIFSEVGSVVSFRLVYDRETGKPKGYGFCEYQDQETALSAMRNLNGREFSGRALRVDNAASEKNKEELKSLGPAAPIIDSPYGDPIDPEDAPESITRAVASLPPEQMFELMKQMKLCVQNSHQEARNMLLQNPQLAYALLQAQVVMRIMDPEIALKILHRKIHVTPLIPGKSQSVSGPGPGLCPGPNVLLNQQNPPAPQPQHLARRPVKDIPPLMQTPIQGGIPAPGPIPAAVAGPGPGPGPLTPGGAMQPQVGMPGVGPVPLERGQVQISDPRAPMSRGPMTAGGLPPRGLLGDAPNDPRGGTLLSVTGEVEPRGYLGPPHQGPPMHHTSGHDSRGPSSHDMRGGPLADPRLLIGEPRGPMIDQRGLPMDGRGSRDSRGMETRAMETEVLETRVMERRGMETCAMEARGMEARGMDARGMEMRGPGPSSRGPMTGGIQGAGPINMGAGGPQGPRQVASISGVGNPGAGMQGAGMQGAGMQGAGMQGAGMQGAGMQGAGMQGAGMQGAGMQGAGMQGAGMQGASMQGAGKQGGGQPSSFSPGQSQVTPQDQEKAALIMQVLQLTADQIAMLPPEQRQSILILKEQIQKSTGAS; this comes from the exons ATGTCGAGTTTGACGGTGAGAGACCCGGCAATGGATCGATCACTGCGTTCCGTGTTCGTGGGGAACATTCCGTATGAGGCAACTGAGGAGCAGTTGAAGGACATTTTCTCCGAGGTTGGTTCCGTTGTGAGTTTCCGGCTGGTATACGATAGAGAGACGGGAAAACCTAAGGGTTATGGCTTCTGCGAGTACCAAGACCAGGAGACCGCGCTTAGTGCCATGCGGAACCTTAACGGGCGGGAGTTCAGCGGGAGAGCGCTTCGGGTGGACAATGCTGCCAGTGAAAAGAACAAGGAGGAGTTAAAGAGCCTAGGGCCTGCAGCGCCCATCATTGACTCACCCTATGGGGACCCCATCGATCCAGAAGATGCCCCTGAGTCAATTACCAGAGCAGTCGCTAGTCTGCCCCCGGAGCAGATGTTTGAGCTGATGAAGCAGATGAAGCTCTGTGTCCAAAACAGTCACCAGGAAGCTCGAAATATGTTACTTCAAAACCCACAGCTGGCTTATGCGCTGTTGCAGGCTCAAGTAGTGATGAGAATCATGGATCCAGAGATTGCTCTGAAAATTCTGCATCGCAAAATACATGTCACACCACTCATCCCAGGCAAATCTCAATCCGtttctggccctggccctggcctttGCCCAGGACCTAATGTTCTGCTGAACCAGCAGAATCCTCCAGCCCCTCAGCCTCAGCATTTGGCCAGAAGACCTGTGAAAGACATCCCTCCTCTGATGCAGACCCCTATCCAGGGTGGAATTCCAGCCCCGGGCCCAATTCCAGCTGCAGTtgctggccctggccctggccctggcccgtTAACTCCTGGTGGAGCAATGCAGCCCCAAGTTGGAATGCCAGGGGTTGGTCCGGTGCCCTTAGAGCGGGGACAGGTGCAGATATCAGATCCTAGAGCTCCTATGTCTCGTGGACCCATGACTGCTGGTGGCTTACCTCCTCGAGGACTGTTAGGGGATGCTCCAAATGACCCACGTGGAGGAACTTTGCTTTCAGTCACTGGAGAAGTAGAGCCCAGAGGCTATCTTGGCCCACCACATCAGGGCCCTCCAATGCACCATACGTCTGGTCATGACAGCCGGGGCCCTTCCTCACATGACATGAGGGGAGGGCCATTAGCAGATCCCAGACTGCTCATTGGAGAACCCAGAGGACCCATGATAGATCAAAGGGGTCTACCTATGGATGGTAGAGGTAGCAGAGATTCTCGAGGGATGGAGACTCGAGCCATGGAAACTGAGGTCTTAGAGACACGAGTAATGGAGAGAAGAGGAATGGAAACCTGTGCAATGGAAGCCAGAGGGATGGAAGCGAGAGGCATGGATGCAAGAGGAATGGAGATGAGGGGCCCTGGCCCCAGTTCAAGAGGCCCTATGACTGGGGGAATTCAGGGTGCTGGTCCTATTAATATGGGGGCAGGTGGTCCTCAGGGACCCAGACAGGTCGCAAGCATTTCAGGGGTGGGAAATCCTGGAGCTGGCATGCAGGGGGCAGGTATGCAAGGAGCAGGCATGCAGGGGGCAG GCATGCAGGGGGCAGGTATGCAGGGAGCAGGCATGCAGGGGGCAG GCATGCAGGGGGCAGGTATGCAGGGGGCAGGCATGCAGGGGGCAGGCATGCAGGGGGCAG GCATGCAGGGAGCAAGCATGCAAGGGGCAGGCAAGCAAGGTGGAGGCCAGCCTAGCAGTTTTAGTCCTGGGCAGAGTCAGGTAACCCCACAGGATCAAGAAAAGGCAGCTTTGATCATGCAGGTTCTTCAACTGACTGCAGATCAGATTGCCATGCTGCCTCCTGAGCAAAGGCAGAGTATCctgattttaaaggaacaaatcCAGAAATCTACTGGAGCTTCTTAA
- the CSTF2T gene encoding cleavage stimulation factor subunit 2 tau variant isoform X36 — translation MSSLTVRDPAMDRSLRSVFVGNIPYEATEEQLKDIFSEVGSVVSFRLVYDRETGKPKGYGFCEYQDQETALSAMRNLNGREFSGRALRVDNAASEKNKEELKSLGPAAPIIDSPYGDPIDPEDAPESITRAVASLPPEQMFELMKQMKLCVQNSHQEARNMLLQNPQLAYALLQAQVVMRIMDPEIALKILHRKIHVTPLIPGKSQSVSGPGPGLCPGPNVLLNQQNPPAPQPQHLARRPVKDIPPLMQTPIQGGIPAPGPIPAAVAGPGPGPGPLTPGGAMQPQVGMPGVGPVPLERGQVQISDPRAPMSRGPMTAGGLPPRGLLGDAPNDPRGGTLLSVTGEVEPRGYLGPPHQGPPMHHTSGHDSRGPSSHDMRGGPLADPRLLIGEPRGPMIDQRGLPMDGRGSRDSRGMETRAMETEVLETRVMERRGMETCAMEARGMEARGMDARGMEMRGPGPSSRGPMTGGIQGAGPINMGAGGPQGPRQVASISGVGNPGAGMQGAGMQGAGMQGAGMQGAGMQGAGMQGAGMQGAGMQGAGMQGAGMQGAGMQGASMQGAGKQGGGQPSSFSPGQSQVTPQDQEKAALIMQVLQLTADQIAMLPPEQRQSILILKEQIQKSTGAS, via the exons ATGTCGAGTTTGACGGTGAGAGACCCGGCAATGGATCGATCACTGCGTTCCGTGTTCGTGGGGAACATTCCGTATGAGGCAACTGAGGAGCAGTTGAAGGACATTTTCTCCGAGGTTGGTTCCGTTGTGAGTTTCCGGCTGGTATACGATAGAGAGACGGGAAAACCTAAGGGTTATGGCTTCTGCGAGTACCAAGACCAGGAGACCGCGCTTAGTGCCATGCGGAACCTTAACGGGCGGGAGTTCAGCGGGAGAGCGCTTCGGGTGGACAATGCTGCCAGTGAAAAGAACAAGGAGGAGTTAAAGAGCCTAGGGCCTGCAGCGCCCATCATTGACTCACCCTATGGGGACCCCATCGATCCAGAAGATGCCCCTGAGTCAATTACCAGAGCAGTCGCTAGTCTGCCCCCGGAGCAGATGTTTGAGCTGATGAAGCAGATGAAGCTCTGTGTCCAAAACAGTCACCAGGAAGCTCGAAATATGTTACTTCAAAACCCACAGCTGGCTTATGCGCTGTTGCAGGCTCAAGTAGTGATGAGAATCATGGATCCAGAGATTGCTCTGAAAATTCTGCATCGCAAAATACATGTCACACCACTCATCCCAGGCAAATCTCAATCCGtttctggccctggccctggcctttGCCCAGGACCTAATGTTCTGCTGAACCAGCAGAATCCTCCAGCCCCTCAGCCTCAGCATTTGGCCAGAAGACCTGTGAAAGACATCCCTCCTCTGATGCAGACCCCTATCCAGGGTGGAATTCCAGCCCCGGGCCCAATTCCAGCTGCAGTtgctggccctggccctggccctggcccgtTAACTCCTGGTGGAGCAATGCAGCCCCAAGTTGGAATGCCAGGGGTTGGTCCGGTGCCCTTAGAGCGGGGACAGGTGCAGATATCAGATCCTAGAGCTCCTATGTCTCGTGGACCCATGACTGCTGGTGGCTTACCTCCTCGAGGACTGTTAGGGGATGCTCCAAATGACCCACGTGGAGGAACTTTGCTTTCAGTCACTGGAGAAGTAGAGCCCAGAGGCTATCTTGGCCCACCACATCAGGGCCCTCCAATGCACCATACGTCTGGTCATGACAGCCGGGGCCCTTCCTCACATGACATGAGGGGAGGGCCATTAGCAGATCCCAGACTGCTCATTGGAGAACCCAGAGGACCCATGATAGATCAAAGGGGTCTACCTATGGATGGTAGAGGTAGCAGAGATTCTCGAGGGATGGAGACTCGAGCCATGGAAACTGAGGTCTTAGAGACACGAGTAATGGAGAGAAGAGGAATGGAAACCTGTGCAATGGAAGCCAGAGGGATGGAAGCGAGAGGCATGGATGCAAGAGGAATGGAGATGAGGGGCCCTGGCCCCAGTTCAAGAGGCCCTATGACTGGGGGAATTCAGGGTGCTGGTCCTATTAATATGGGGGCAGGTGGTCCTCAGGGACCCAGACAGGTCGCAAGCATTTCAGGGGTGGGAAATCCTGGAGCTGGCATGCAGGGGGCAGGTATGCAAGGAGCAGGCATGCAGGGGGCAG GCATGCAGGGGGCAGGTATGCAGGGAGCAGGCATGCAGGGGGCAG GTATGCAGGGGGCAGGCATGCAGGGGGCAGGCATGCAGGGGGCAG GCATGCAGGGAGCAGGCATGCAGGGAGCAAGCATGCAAGGGGCAGGCAAGCAAGGTGGAGGCCAGCCTAGCAGTTTTAGTCCTGGGCAGAGTCAGGTAACCCCACAGGATCAAGAAAAGGCAGCTTTGATCATGCAGGTTCTTCAACTGACTGCAGATCAGATTGCCATGCTGCCTCCTGAGCAAAGGCAGAGTATCctgattttaaaggaacaaatcCAGAAATCTACTGGAGCTTCTTAA
- the CSTF2T gene encoding cleavage stimulation factor subunit 2 tau variant isoform X14 has translation MSSLTVRDPAMDRSLRSVFVGNIPYEATEEQLKDIFSEVGSVVSFRLVYDRETGKPKGYGFCEYQDQETALSAMRNLNGREFSGRALRVDNAASEKNKEELKSLGPAAPIIDSPYGDPIDPEDAPESITRAVASLPPEQMFELMKQMKLCVQNSHQEARNMLLQNPQLAYALLQAQVVMRIMDPEIALKILHRKIHVTPLIPGKSQSVSGPGPGLCPGPNVLLNQQNPPAPQPQHLARRPVKDIPPLMQTPIQGGIPAPGPIPAAVAGPGPGPGPLTPGGAMQPQVGMPGVGPVPLERGQVQISDPRAPMSRGPMTAGGLPPRGLLGDAPNDPRGGTLLSVTGEVEPRGYLGPPHQGPPMHHTSGHDSRGPSSHDMRGGPLADPRLLIGEPRGPMIDQRGLPMDGRGSRDSRGMETRAMETEVLETRVMERRGMETCAMEARGMEARGMDARGMEMRGPGPSSRGPMTGGIQGAGPINMGAGGPQGPRQVASISGVGNPGAGMQGAGMQGAGMQGAGMQGAGMQGAGMQGAGMQGAGMQGAGMQGAGMQGAGMQGAGMQGASIQGTGMQGAGMQGASMQGAGKQGGGQPSSFSPGQSQVTPQDQEKAALIMQVLQLTADQIAMLPPEQRQSILILKEQIQKSTGAS, from the exons ATGTCGAGTTTGACGGTGAGAGACCCGGCAATGGATCGATCACTGCGTTCCGTGTTCGTGGGGAACATTCCGTATGAGGCAACTGAGGAGCAGTTGAAGGACATTTTCTCCGAGGTTGGTTCCGTTGTGAGTTTCCGGCTGGTATACGATAGAGAGACGGGAAAACCTAAGGGTTATGGCTTCTGCGAGTACCAAGACCAGGAGACCGCGCTTAGTGCCATGCGGAACCTTAACGGGCGGGAGTTCAGCGGGAGAGCGCTTCGGGTGGACAATGCTGCCAGTGAAAAGAACAAGGAGGAGTTAAAGAGCCTAGGGCCTGCAGCGCCCATCATTGACTCACCCTATGGGGACCCCATCGATCCAGAAGATGCCCCTGAGTCAATTACCAGAGCAGTCGCTAGTCTGCCCCCGGAGCAGATGTTTGAGCTGATGAAGCAGATGAAGCTCTGTGTCCAAAACAGTCACCAGGAAGCTCGAAATATGTTACTTCAAAACCCACAGCTGGCTTATGCGCTGTTGCAGGCTCAAGTAGTGATGAGAATCATGGATCCAGAGATTGCTCTGAAAATTCTGCATCGCAAAATACATGTCACACCACTCATCCCAGGCAAATCTCAATCCGtttctggccctggccctggcctttGCCCAGGACCTAATGTTCTGCTGAACCAGCAGAATCCTCCAGCCCCTCAGCCTCAGCATTTGGCCAGAAGACCTGTGAAAGACATCCCTCCTCTGATGCAGACCCCTATCCAGGGTGGAATTCCAGCCCCGGGCCCAATTCCAGCTGCAGTtgctggccctggccctggccctggcccgtTAACTCCTGGTGGAGCAATGCAGCCCCAAGTTGGAATGCCAGGGGTTGGTCCGGTGCCCTTAGAGCGGGGACAGGTGCAGATATCAGATCCTAGAGCTCCTATGTCTCGTGGACCCATGACTGCTGGTGGCTTACCTCCTCGAGGACTGTTAGGGGATGCTCCAAATGACCCACGTGGAGGAACTTTGCTTTCAGTCACTGGAGAAGTAGAGCCCAGAGGCTATCTTGGCCCACCACATCAGGGCCCTCCAATGCACCATACGTCTGGTCATGACAGCCGGGGCCCTTCCTCACATGACATGAGGGGAGGGCCATTAGCAGATCCCAGACTGCTCATTGGAGAACCCAGAGGACCCATGATAGATCAAAGGGGTCTACCTATGGATGGTAGAGGTAGCAGAGATTCTCGAGGGATGGAGACTCGAGCCATGGAAACTGAGGTCTTAGAGACACGAGTAATGGAGAGAAGAGGAATGGAAACCTGTGCAATGGAAGCCAGAGGGATGGAAGCGAGAGGCATGGATGCAAGAGGAATGGAGATGAGGGGCCCTGGCCCCAGTTCAAGAGGCCCTATGACTGGGGGAATTCAGGGTGCTGGTCCTATTAATATGGGGGCAGGTGGTCCTCAGGGACCCAGACAGGTCGCAAGCATTTCAGGGGTGGGAAATCCTGGAGCTGGCATGCAGGGGGCAGGTATGCAAGGAGCAGGCATGCAGGGGGCAG GCATGCAGGGGGCAGGTATGCAGGGAGCAGGCATGCAGGGGGCAG GCATGCAGGGGGCAGGTATGCAGGGGGCAGGCATGCAGGGGGCAGGCATGCAGGGGGCAG GCATGCAGGGGGCAGGCATGCAGGGGGCGAGTATACAAGGGACAGGCATGCAGGGAGCAGGCATGCAGGGAGCAAGCATGCAAGGGGCAGGCAAGCAAGGTGGAGGCCAGCCTAGCAGTTTTAGTCCTGGGCAGAGTCAGGTAACCCCACAGGATCAAGAAAAGGCAGCTTTGATCATGCAGGTTCTTCAACTGACTGCAGATCAGATTGCCATGCTGCCTCCTGAGCAAAGGCAGAGTATCctgattttaaaggaacaaatcCAGAAATCTACTGGAGCTTCTTAA
- the CSTF2T gene encoding cleavage stimulation factor subunit 2 tau variant isoform X21 has translation MSSLTVRDPAMDRSLRSVFVGNIPYEATEEQLKDIFSEVGSVVSFRLVYDRETGKPKGYGFCEYQDQETALSAMRNLNGREFSGRALRVDNAASEKNKEELKSLGPAAPIIDSPYGDPIDPEDAPESITRAVASLPPEQMFELMKQMKLCVQNSHQEARNMLLQNPQLAYALLQAQVVMRIMDPEIALKILHRKIHVTPLIPGKSQSVSGPGPGLCPGPNVLLNQQNPPAPQPQHLARRPVKDIPPLMQTPIQGGIPAPGPIPAAVAGPGPGPGPLTPGGAMQPQVGMPGVGPVPLERGQVQISDPRAPMSRGPMTAGGLPPRGLLGDAPNDPRGGTLLSVTGEVEPRGYLGPPHQGPPMHHTSGHDSRGPSSHDMRGGPLADPRLLIGEPRGPMIDQRGLPMDGRGSRDSRGMETRAMETEVLETRVMERRGMETCAMEARGMEARGMDARGMEMRGPGPSSRGPMTGGIQGAGPINMGAGGPQGPRQVASISGVGNPGAGMQGAGMQGAGMQGAGMQGAGMQGAGMQGAGMQGAGMQGAGMQGAGMQGAGMQGASIQGTGMQGAGMQGASMQGAGKQGGGQPSSFSPGQSQVTPQDQEKAALIMQVLQLTADQIAMLPPEQRQSILILKEQIQKSTGAS, from the exons ATGTCGAGTTTGACGGTGAGAGACCCGGCAATGGATCGATCACTGCGTTCCGTGTTCGTGGGGAACATTCCGTATGAGGCAACTGAGGAGCAGTTGAAGGACATTTTCTCCGAGGTTGGTTCCGTTGTGAGTTTCCGGCTGGTATACGATAGAGAGACGGGAAAACCTAAGGGTTATGGCTTCTGCGAGTACCAAGACCAGGAGACCGCGCTTAGTGCCATGCGGAACCTTAACGGGCGGGAGTTCAGCGGGAGAGCGCTTCGGGTGGACAATGCTGCCAGTGAAAAGAACAAGGAGGAGTTAAAGAGCCTAGGGCCTGCAGCGCCCATCATTGACTCACCCTATGGGGACCCCATCGATCCAGAAGATGCCCCTGAGTCAATTACCAGAGCAGTCGCTAGTCTGCCCCCGGAGCAGATGTTTGAGCTGATGAAGCAGATGAAGCTCTGTGTCCAAAACAGTCACCAGGAAGCTCGAAATATGTTACTTCAAAACCCACAGCTGGCTTATGCGCTGTTGCAGGCTCAAGTAGTGATGAGAATCATGGATCCAGAGATTGCTCTGAAAATTCTGCATCGCAAAATACATGTCACACCACTCATCCCAGGCAAATCTCAATCCGtttctggccctggccctggcctttGCCCAGGACCTAATGTTCTGCTGAACCAGCAGAATCCTCCAGCCCCTCAGCCTCAGCATTTGGCCAGAAGACCTGTGAAAGACATCCCTCCTCTGATGCAGACCCCTATCCAGGGTGGAATTCCAGCCCCGGGCCCAATTCCAGCTGCAGTtgctggccctggccctggccctggcccgtTAACTCCTGGTGGAGCAATGCAGCCCCAAGTTGGAATGCCAGGGGTTGGTCCGGTGCCCTTAGAGCGGGGACAGGTGCAGATATCAGATCCTAGAGCTCCTATGTCTCGTGGACCCATGACTGCTGGTGGCTTACCTCCTCGAGGACTGTTAGGGGATGCTCCAAATGACCCACGTGGAGGAACTTTGCTTTCAGTCACTGGAGAAGTAGAGCCCAGAGGCTATCTTGGCCCACCACATCAGGGCCCTCCAATGCACCATACGTCTGGTCATGACAGCCGGGGCCCTTCCTCACATGACATGAGGGGAGGGCCATTAGCAGATCCCAGACTGCTCATTGGAGAACCCAGAGGACCCATGATAGATCAAAGGGGTCTACCTATGGATGGTAGAGGTAGCAGAGATTCTCGAGGGATGGAGACTCGAGCCATGGAAACTGAGGTCTTAGAGACACGAGTAATGGAGAGAAGAGGAATGGAAACCTGTGCAATGGAAGCCAGAGGGATGGAAGCGAGAGGCATGGATGCAAGAGGAATGGAGATGAGGGGCCCTGGCCCCAGTTCAAGAGGCCCTATGACTGGGGGAATTCAGGGTGCTGGTCCTATTAATATGGGGGCAGGTGGTCCTCAGGGACCCAGACAGGTCGCAAGCATTTCAGGGGTGGGAAATCCTGGAGCTGGCATGCAGGGGGCAGGTATGCAAGGAGCAGGCATGCAGGGGGCAG GCATGCAGGGGGCAGGTATGCAGGGAGCAGGCATGCAGGGGGCAG GCATGCAGGGGGCAGGTATGCAGGGGGCAGGCATGCAGGGGGCAGGCATGCAGGGGGCAG GCATGCAGGGGGCGAGTATACAAGGGACAGGCATGCAGGGAGCAGGCATGCAGGGAGCAAGCATGCAAGGGGCAGGCAAGCAAGGTGGAGGCCAGCCTAGCAGTTTTAGTCCTGGGCAGAGTCAGGTAACCCCACAGGATCAAGAAAAGGCAGCTTTGATCATGCAGGTTCTTCAACTGACTGCAGATCAGATTGCCATGCTGCCTCCTGAGCAAAGGCAGAGTATCctgattttaaaggaacaaatcCAGAAATCTACTGGAGCTTCTTAA